The Prionailurus viverrinus isolate Anna chromosome B2, UM_Priviv_1.0, whole genome shotgun sequence genome contains the following window.
GTTCCCAGTGCTTATCCATTTTCTGCTAttctttataattcattttacacacacacacacacacacacacacacacacacacacacacacggctaaGCTACGATGCTTTAGAAGAGGCAGTTTTTCATATGTTGCTATTTGCAAAATTTGAGAAAAGCaaacctcaatttaaaaataaccaaattcaCTTATAAGGGTTGGTTAAGTATAAACTGACATTTGAcatttcttgtttgctttttcacAGACTGAAGGGGCTGGACTTGCCACCTGTATAGAACTATGTGTAAAAGCCCTTCGTTTGGAATCTACAGAAAATACTGAAGTGAAAATATCTATTTGCAAGACCATTTCCTGCTTGTTGCCTGATGATCTGGAAGTTAAACGTGCTTGTCAACTGAGTGAATTTCTTCTTGAGCCTACAGTAGATGCATATTATGCTGTGGAAATGTTGTATAACCAGCCAGATCAGAAATATGATGAAGAAAATCTTCCAATACCAAATTCTCTACGCTGTGAGCTCTTACTGGTATTGAAAACTCAGTGGCCCTTTGATCCAGAATTCTGGGATTGGAAAACCTTAAAACGACAATGTCTTGCATTAATGGGGGAAGAAGCATCCATTGTGTCTTCAATAGATGAACTAAACGACAGTGAAGTTTATGAGAAAGCAGTAGACTACcaggaagagataaaagaaactTCTATGAATGGACTTTCTGGTGGAGTTGGTGCTAATTCTGGCCTTCTCAAAGACATCTGTGATGaaaagcagaagaagagagagataaaacaatTAAGAGAGAGAGGATTTATATCTGCTAGGTTTAGGAATTGGCAAGCCTACATGCAGTATTGTGTGTTGTGTGACAAAGAATTCCTTGGTCATAGAATAGTACGACATGCTCAAAAACATTACAAAGATGGGATTTACAGTTGCCCTATATGTGCAAAGAACTTCAATTCTAAAGAAACTTTTGTCCCTCATGTCACATTGCATGTTAAACAATCTAGTAAAGAGAGACTAGCAGCTATGAAACCATTAAGAAGATTGGGGAGGCCACCTAAGATCACAACTACCAATGAGAATCAAAAGACTAATGCTGTGACCAAGCAGGAACAGCGGCCTATAAAAAAGAATAGTCTCTATTCAACAGATTTCATAGTATTTAATGACAATGATGGTTCAGATGATGAGAATGATGACAAAGATAAATCTTATGAGCCAGAAGTGATCCCAGTCCAGAAACCAGTACCTGTTAATGAATTTAATTGCCCTGTAACTTTTTGTAAAAAGGGctttaagtactttaaaaatttaatcgcTCATGTAAAGGGACATAAGGATAATGAAGATGCCAAGCGCTTTCttgaaatgcaaagcaaaaaaGTTATTTGCCAATACTGTAGACGTCATTTTGTAAGTGTTACTCATCTTAATGATCACCTACAAATGCACTGTGGCAGTAAACCATATATCTGTATACAGATGAAATGTAAGGCTGGTTTTAATAGTTACGCAGAGCTCTTAACACACCGAAAGGAACATCAAGTCTTTAGAGCGAAATGTATGTTTCCTAAATGCGGCAGAATTTTTTCAGAAGCTTACTTACTATATGATCATGAAGCACAGCATTATAATACCTATACTTGTAAGTTCACAGGTTGCGGTAAAGTTTATCGTTCTCAGAGTGAGCTAGAAAAGCATCTGGATGATCACAGTACTCCTGAAAAAGTTCTGCCTCCTGAAGACCAACTTAATTCATCTGGAGATTGTGTTCAGCCTTCTAAAGTGAATCAGAACACAGAAGTGAGCATTGAGAAAGAGAGGTCTATGCTTTCTTCAGAAAATAACATTGAAAACGCCTTACCAGCAGAGAGAAGTGATGCTTGGgataaaagcaaaacagaatcAGCTGTGACCAAACAAGACCAGATTTCTGCATCAGAGCTCAGGCAAGCTGATGGACCATTGTCAAATGGTTTGGAAAACCCAGTGACTACTCCTCTGCTTCAGGCCAGTGAAGTGGCTGTGTCCATTAAAGTGTCCCTCAATCAGGGGATCGAGGATAACTTTGGAAAGCAAGAAAACTCAACTGTGGAAGGCACTGGTGAATCATTGGTCACAAACTTACATACACCGGTTGAAGATACTTGTAATGATTTGTGTCGTCCAggttttcaagaaagaaaagaacaggattGCTTTAATGAAGCCCAGATAACTCAGAATCCTTTAGTAAATTCAGAAACCCTTAAAATAGGTGACCTTACCCCACAAAACTTAGAAAGGCAAGTGAACAACCTGATGACCTTTTCTGTGCAAAACCAGGCAGGATTTCAAAACAGTTTACCAGCTTCTAAGTTTGAATGTGGAGGTAATGTTAAAACATCATCCAGTCTTTATAATTTACCTCTTAAGACATTGGAAAGTATCACATTTGTTCCATCACAGCCCAACCCAAGTAGTTCTTTAGGAACTCCATCAGTGCCTCCAAAAGCGCCAGGTCAGAAATTCAGTTGCCAGGTTGAGGGATGTACTCGAACCTATAATTCTTCACAGAGTATTGGGAAACACATGAAGACAGCACACCCTGACCAGTATGCGGCATTTAAAATGCAGCGCAAAAGTAAAAAAGGTCAAAAATCGAACAACTTAAATACACCAAATAATggcaagtttgtttattttttgccatcACAGGTGAGCAGCTCTAACAATGCATTTTTTACACCACAGACCAAAGCCAATGGGAATCCTACTTGTTCAAATCAGTTGCAGCATGTCTCGCCTTCCATTTTTCCAGCTCATTTAGCAAGTGTGTCAGCTCCACTGTTGCCCTCAGTGGAAAGTGTCATAAATCCAAATATACCTTCTCAGGATAAAAATGAACAAGGTGGTGGTATTATATGTTCCCAAATGGAAAATTTATCTACTACTGCCTTGCCAGCACAAATGGAAGATCTAACCAAAACAGTTTTGCCTTTGAATATTGACAGTGGCTCGGATCCTTTCCTTCCTTTACCTGCAGAAAGTAGTTCAATGTCTCTTTTCCCTTCACCAGCAGATAATGGGGCTAATTCTGTTTTTTCCCAGCTGGAAAATAATACAAATCATTTTTCCTCACAGATTGAAGGAAACACCAATTCCTCCTTTCTAAAGGGAGGCAATGGTGAAAATGCAGTTTTTCCTTCGCAAGTCAATGTTGCAAATGACTTTAATAGCACCAGTGCCCAACAGTCTGcccctgaaaaagttaaaaaagaccGTGGGCGGGGCCcaaatgggaaggaaagaaaacccaaGCACAACAAAAGGGCCAAATGGCCTGCAATTATCAGAGATGGGAAATTTATCTGTAGCAGGTGTTACAGGGCTTTTACTAATCCCAGATCTCTGGGTGGACACTTGTCTAAGCGATCTTACTGTAAACCACTGGATGGAGCAGAAATTGCTCAAGAACTTCTACAGAATAATGGACAGCCTTCTCTTCTTGCCAGCATGATTCTCTCCACAAATGCAGTAAATTTGCAGCAGCCTCAACAGTCTACCTTCAACCCAGAAGCGTGTTTTAAAGATCCATCATTCCTGCAACTTCTTGCTGCTGAAAATCGCTCATCAACATTTTTACCAAATACATTTCCCCGGACTGGTGTGACTAGCTTTAGTACCAGTGTTAGTCAAGAAGGAAGTGAAATTATTAAACAGGCTTTGGAAACTGCTGGCATTCCCAGTACATTTGAGGGTGCTGAAATGCTTTCTCATGTTCCAGCAGGTTGTGTTTCAGATGCAGCACAAGTAAATGCAACAGTGATGCCAAACCCAGCTGTGCCACCCCTGTTGCAGACTGTATGCCACCCAAACGCCCTGCTGACAAACCAGAATAGGACACCAAACTCCAAAACTTCCTCCATTGAGGAATGCAGCAGTTTACCTGTTTTCCCAACAAATGACTTACTACTGAAGACTGTTGAAAATGGTTTGTGTTCTAGTTCATTCCCTAATTCTAGTGGGCCATCACAAAATTTTACCAGTAACAGTTCACGTGTTTCAGTTATAAGTGGTCCTCAGAACACAAGGTCTagtcatttaaataaaaagggaaacagTGCTtcgaagagaagaaagaaagttgCCCCTCCCCTAATTGCACCCAATGCTTCCCAAAACTTGGTAACAAGTGACTTGACAGCAATGGGACTTATAGCAAAGAGTATTGAGATACCAACCACTAACCTCCATTCAAATGTAATTCCAAATTGTGAGCCTCAGGGTTTGGTGGAAAACCTAGcacagaaattaaataatgttGACAATCAGTTATTTATTACTGATgtgaaagaaaactttaaaaccaaTCTTGAGTCCCATACGGTGTTAGCTCCTTTaacattaaaaactgaaaatgggGATTCCCAAATGATGGCTTTGAATTCATGCACAACTTCAATAAATTCTGATTTGCAGATTTCTGAAGACAATGTTATACAAAACTTTGAAAAGACTCTTGAGATTATTAAAAGTGCTATGAATTCTCAAATACTAGAGGTAAAAAGTGGATCTCAGGGTGTTGGTGAAACATCACAGAATGCtcaaataaattataacattCAGCTTCCTTCAGTACACACTGTACAAAATAGCAAGTTACCTGATTCTTCTCAGTTTTCCTCCTTCATAGGTGTATTGCCAGCAAAAAGTAACATTCCTCAGTCTGAAGTATTACATAAGGAGGATCAAATACAGGAAATTTTAGAAGgcttacagaaattaaaattagaaaatgaccTGTCCACTCCAGCATCTCAGTGTGTACTAATAAATACATCAGTGACACTGACTCCCACTCCCATTAAACCAATCCCAAATGTCACAGTGGTTCAGCCAGTTTCTGAAATGATAAGCAACATTCAGTTTAGTGACAAAGTTAATAAACCCTTTGTGTGTCAAAACCAAGGGTGTAATTATAGCGCTATGACAAAGGATGCTTTATTTAAGCACTATGGTAAGATTCATCAATACACTCCAGAGATGATTCTTGAAATTAAGAAGAATCAGTTGAAATTTGCTCCATTTAAATGTGTAGTGCCTACCTGCACAAAAACATTTACAAGAAATTCTAATCTCCGAGCACACTGCCAGTTGGTCCATCATTTTACAACAGAAGAAAtggtaaagttaaaaataaaaaggccttATGGAAGAAAATCTCAGAGTGAAAATTTGTCAGCTCCACGAATTGCACAAGTAAAAAGACAGCTAACTAtgacagaggaaaataaaagggagTTCCAGCCTGCTTTAGAA
Protein-coding sequences here:
- the ZNF292 gene encoding zinc finger protein 292 isoform X3; the encoded protein is MICNLESEGDEKSALVLCTAFLSRQLQQGDMYCAWELTLFWSKLQQRVEPSIQVYLERCRQLSLLTKTVYHIFFLIKVINSETEGAGLATCIELCVKALRLESTENTEVKISICKTISCLLPDDLEVKRACQLSEFLLEPTVDAYYAVEMLYNQPDQKYDEENLPIPNSLRCELLLVLKTQWPFDPEFWDWKTLKRQCLALMGEEASIVSSIDELNDSEVYEKAVDYQEEIKETSMNGLSGGVGANSGLLKDICDEKQKKREIKQLRERGFISARFRNWQAYMQYCVLCDKEFLGHRIVRHAQKHYKDGIYSCPICAKNFNSKETFVPHVTLHVKQSSKERLAAMKPLRRLGRPPKITTTNENQKTNAVTKQEQRPIKKNSLYSTDFIVFNDNDGSDDENDDKDKSYEPEVIPVQKPVPVNEFNCPVTFCKKGFKYFKNLIAHVKGHKDNEDAKRFLEMQSKKVICQYCRRHFVSVTHLNDHLQMHCGSKPYICIQMKCKAGFNSYAELLTHRKEHQVFRAKCMFPKCGRIFSEAYLLYDHEAQHYNTYTCKFTGCGKVYRSQSELEKHLDDHSTPEKVLPPEDQLNSSGDCVQPSKVNQNTEVSIEKERSMLSSENNIENALPAERSDAWDKSKTESAVTKQDQISASELRQADGPLSNGLENPVTTPLLQASEVAVSIKVSLNQGIEDNFGKQENSTVEGTGESLVTNLHTPVEDTCNDLCRPGFQERKEQDCFNEAQITQNPLVNSETLKIGDLTPQNLERQVNNLMTFSVQNQAGFQNSLPASKFECGGNVKTSSSLYNLPLKTLESITFVPSQPNPSSSLGTPSVPPKAPGQKFSCQVEGCTRTYNSSQSIGKHMKTAHPDQYAAFKMQRKSKKGQKSNNLNTPNNGKFVYFLPSQVSSSNNAFFTPQTKANGNPTCSNQLQHVSPSIFPAHLASVSAPLLPSVESVINPNIPSQDKNEQGGGIICSQMENLSTTALPAQMEDLTKTVLPLNIDSGSDPFLPLPAESSSMSLFPSPADNGANSVFSQLENNTNHFSSQIEGNTNSSFLKGGNGENAVFPSQVNVANDFNSTSAQQSAPEKVKKDRGRGPNGKERKPKHNKRAKWPAIIRDGKFICSRCYRAFTNPRSLGGHLSKRSYCKPLDGAEIAQELLQNNGQPSLLASMILSTNAVNLQQPQQSTFNPEACFKDPSFLQLLAAENRSSTFLPNTFPRTGVTSFSTSVSQEGSEIIKQALETAGIPSTFEGAEMLSHVPAGCVSDAAQVNATVMPNPAVPPLLQTVCHPNALLTNQNRTPNSKTSSIEECSSLPVFPTNDLLLKTVENGLCSSSFPNSSGPSQNFTSNSSRVSVISGPQNTRSSHLNKKGNSASKRRKKVAPPLIAPNASQNLVTSDLTAMGLIAKSIEIPTTNLHSNVIPNCEPQGLVENLAQKLNNVDNQLFITDVKENFKTNLESHTVLAPLTLKTENGDSQMMALNSCTTSINSDLQISEDNVIQNFEKTLEIIKSAMNSQILEVKSGSQGVGETSQNAQINYNIQLPSVHTVQNSKLPDSSQFSSFIGVLPAKSNIPQSEVLHKEDQIQEILEGLQKLKLENDLSTPASQCVLINTSVTLTPTPIKPIPNVTVVQPVSEMISNIQFSDKVNKPFVCQNQGCNYSAMTKDALFKHYGKIHQYTPEMILEIKKNQLKFAPFKCVVPTCTKTFTRNSNLRAHCQLVHHFTTEEMVKLKIKRPYGRKSQSENLSAPRIAQVKRQLTMTEENKREFQPALELGAMKENALSNTAVIPEKQLVEKKSPEKTESSLQVITVTSEQCNTNSLTNIQTKGRKIRRHKKEKEEKKRKKPVSHSHEFPTRYSPYRPYRCVHQGCFAAFTIQQNLILHYQAVHKSDLPAFSAEIEEESEAGKESEEIETKQTVKEFRCQVSDCSRIFQAITGLIQHYMKLHEMTPEEIESMTASVDVGKFPCDQLECKSSFTTYLNYVVHLEADHGIGIKGNKTEEDGIYKCDCEGCDRIYATRSNLLRHIFNKHNDKHKAHLIRPRRLTPGQENISSKANQEKTKSKHRGTKHRSGKEGIKMPKTKRKKKNSLENKTAKIVQIEENKPYSLKRGKHVYSIKARNDALSECTSRFVTQYPCMIKGCTSVVTSESNIIRHYKCHKLSKAFTSQHRNLLIVFKRCCNSQLKETSEQEVDKSDVKNSDTCVPESSDNSRTATVPQRETEKNEKDEMDELTELFITKLINEDNASVETQAHTSSNVSNNFQESNPCQSEKQKTSNLKRVNKEKNVSQNKKRKVEKAEPTSAVELSSTHKEEETAVAIQTTEEHPASFDWSSFKPMGFEVSFLKFLEESAVKQKKNSDKDHPNSGNKKGSHSNSRKNIDKTAVTSGNHVCSCKESETFVQFANPSQLQCSDNVKIVLDKTLKDCTELVLKQLQEMKPTVSLKKLEVHSNDPDVSVMKEISLGKATGRGQY
- the ZNF292 gene encoding zinc finger protein 292 isoform X1 encodes the protein MADEEAEQERLSRGGGGCVAELQRLGERLQELERQLRESRVPAVEAATEYCQQLCQTLLEYAEKWKTSEDPLPLLEVYTVAIQSYVKARPYLTSECENVALVLERLALSCVELLLCLPVELSDKQWEQFQTLVQVAHEKLMENGSCELHFLATLAQETGVWKNPVLCTILSQEPLDKDKVNEFLAFEGPILLDMRIKHLIKTNQLSQATALAKLCSDHPEIGTKGSFKQTYLVCLCTSSPNEKLMEEISEVDCKDALEMICNLESEGDEKSALVLCTAFLSRQLQQGDMYCAWELTLFWSKLQQRVEPSIQVYLERCRQLSLLTKTVYHIFFLIKVINSETEGAGLATCIELCVKALRLESTENTEVKISICKTISCLLPDDLEVKRACQLSEFLLEPTVDAYYAVEMLYNQPDQKYDEENLPIPNSLRCELLLVLKTQWPFDPEFWDWKTLKRQCLALMGEEASIVSSIDELNDSEVYEKAVDYQEEIKETSMNGLSGGVGANSGLLKDICDEKQKKREIKQLRERGFISARFRNWQAYMQYCVLCDKEFLGHRIVRHAQKHYKDGIYSCPICAKNFNSKETFVPHVTLHVKQSSKERLAAMKPLRRLGRPPKITTTNENQKTNAVTKQEQRPIKKNSLYSTDFIVFNDNDGSDDENDDKDKSYEPEVIPVQKPVPVNEFNCPVTFCKKGFKYFKNLIAHVKGHKDNEDAKRFLEMQSKKVICQYCRRHFVSVTHLNDHLQMHCGSKPYICIQMKCKAGFNSYAELLTHRKEHQVFRAKCMFPKCGRIFSEAYLLYDHEAQHYNTYTCKFTGCGKVYRSQSELEKHLDDHSTPEKVLPPEDQLNSSGDCVQPSKVNQNTEVSIEKERSMLSSENNIENALPAERSDAWDKSKTESAVTKQDQISASELRQADGPLSNGLENPVTTPLLQASEVAVSIKVSLNQGIEDNFGKQENSTVEGTGESLVTNLHTPVEDTCNDLCRPGFQERKEQDCFNEAQITQNPLVNSETLKIGDLTPQNLERQVNNLMTFSVQNQAGFQNSLPASKFECGGNVKTSSSLYNLPLKTLESITFVPSQPNPSSSLGTPSVPPKAPGQKFSCQVEGCTRTYNSSQSIGKHMKTAHPDQYAAFKMQRKSKKGQKSNNLNTPNNGKFVYFLPSQVSSSNNAFFTPQTKANGNPTCSNQLQHVSPSIFPAHLASVSAPLLPSVESVINPNIPSQDKNEQGGGIICSQMENLSTTALPAQMEDLTKTVLPLNIDSGSDPFLPLPAESSSMSLFPSPADNGANSVFSQLENNTNHFSSQIEGNTNSSFLKGGNGENAVFPSQVNVANDFNSTSAQQSAPEKVKKDRGRGPNGKERKPKHNKRAKWPAIIRDGKFICSRCYRAFTNPRSLGGHLSKRSYCKPLDGAEIAQELLQNNGQPSLLASMILSTNAVNLQQPQQSTFNPEACFKDPSFLQLLAAENRSSTFLPNTFPRTGVTSFSTSVSQEGSEIIKQALETAGIPSTFEGAEMLSHVPAGCVSDAAQVNATVMPNPAVPPLLQTVCHPNALLTNQNRTPNSKTSSIEECSSLPVFPTNDLLLKTVENGLCSSSFPNSSGPSQNFTSNSSRVSVISGPQNTRSSHLNKKGNSASKRRKKVAPPLIAPNASQNLVTSDLTAMGLIAKSIEIPTTNLHSNVIPNCEPQGLVENLAQKLNNVDNQLFITDVKENFKTNLESHTVLAPLTLKTENGDSQMMALNSCTTSINSDLQISEDNVIQNFEKTLEIIKSAMNSQILEVKSGSQGVGETSQNAQINYNIQLPSVHTVQNSKLPDSSQFSSFIGVLPAKSNIPQSEVLHKEDQIQEILEGLQKLKLENDLSTPASQCVLINTSVTLTPTPIKPIPNVTVVQPVSEMISNIQFSDKVNKPFVCQNQGCNYSAMTKDALFKHYGKIHQYTPEMILEIKKNQLKFAPFKCVVPTCTKTFTRNSNLRAHCQLVHHFTTEEMVKLKIKRPYGRKSQSENLSAPRIAQVKRQLTMTEENKREFQPALELGAMKENALSNTAVIPEKQLVEKKSPEKTESSLQVITVTSEQCNTNSLTNIQTKGRKIRRHKKEKEEKKRKKPVSHSHEFPTRYSPYRPYRCVHQGCFAAFTIQQNLILHYQAVHKSDLPAFSAEIEEESEAGKESEEIETKQTVKEFRCQVSDCSRIFQAITGLIQHYMKLHEMTPEEIESMTASVDVGKFPCDQLECKSSFTTYLNYVVHLEADHGIGIKGNKTEEDGIYKCDCEGCDRIYATRSNLLRHIFNKHNDKHKAHLIRPRRLTPGQENISSKANQEKTKSKHRGTKHRSGKEGIKMPKTKRKKKNSLENKTAKIVQIEENKPYSLKRGKHVYSIKARNDALSECTSRFVTQYPCMIKGCTSVVTSESNIIRHYKCHKLSKAFTSQHRNLLIVFKRCCNSQLKETSEQEVDKSDVKNSDTCVPESSDNSRTATVPQRETEKNEKDEMDELTELFITKLINEDNASVETQAHTSSNVSNNFQESNPCQSEKQKTSNLKRVNKEKNVSQNKKRKVEKAEPTSAVELSSTHKEEETAVAIQTTEEHPASFDWSSFKPMGFEVSFLKFLEESAVKQKKNSDKDHPNSGNKKGSHSNSRKNIDKTAVTSGNHVCSCKESETFVQFANPSQLQCSDNVKIVLDKTLKDCTELVLKQLQEMKPTVSLKKLEVHSNDPDVSVMKEISLGKATGRGQY
- the ZNF292 gene encoding zinc finger protein 292 isoform X2, producing MRIKHLIKTNQLSQATALAKLCSDHPEIGTKGSFKQTYLVCLCTSSPNEKLMEEISEVDCKDALEMICNLESEGDEKSALVLCTAFLSRQLQQGDMYCAWELTLFWSKLQQRVEPSIQVYLERCRQLSLLTKTVYHIFFLIKVINSETEGAGLATCIELCVKALRLESTENTEVKISICKTISCLLPDDLEVKRACQLSEFLLEPTVDAYYAVEMLYNQPDQKYDEENLPIPNSLRCELLLVLKTQWPFDPEFWDWKTLKRQCLALMGEEASIVSSIDELNDSEVYEKAVDYQEEIKETSMNGLSGGVGANSGLLKDICDEKQKKREIKQLRERGFISARFRNWQAYMQYCVLCDKEFLGHRIVRHAQKHYKDGIYSCPICAKNFNSKETFVPHVTLHVKQSSKERLAAMKPLRRLGRPPKITTTNENQKTNAVTKQEQRPIKKNSLYSTDFIVFNDNDGSDDENDDKDKSYEPEVIPVQKPVPVNEFNCPVTFCKKGFKYFKNLIAHVKGHKDNEDAKRFLEMQSKKVICQYCRRHFVSVTHLNDHLQMHCGSKPYICIQMKCKAGFNSYAELLTHRKEHQVFRAKCMFPKCGRIFSEAYLLYDHEAQHYNTYTCKFTGCGKVYRSQSELEKHLDDHSTPEKVLPPEDQLNSSGDCVQPSKVNQNTEVSIEKERSMLSSENNIENALPAERSDAWDKSKTESAVTKQDQISASELRQADGPLSNGLENPVTTPLLQASEVAVSIKVSLNQGIEDNFGKQENSTVEGTGESLVTNLHTPVEDTCNDLCRPGFQERKEQDCFNEAQITQNPLVNSETLKIGDLTPQNLERQVNNLMTFSVQNQAGFQNSLPASKFECGGNVKTSSSLYNLPLKTLESITFVPSQPNPSSSLGTPSVPPKAPGQKFSCQVEGCTRTYNSSQSIGKHMKTAHPDQYAAFKMQRKSKKGQKSNNLNTPNNGKFVYFLPSQVSSSNNAFFTPQTKANGNPTCSNQLQHVSPSIFPAHLASVSAPLLPSVESVINPNIPSQDKNEQGGGIICSQMENLSTTALPAQMEDLTKTVLPLNIDSGSDPFLPLPAESSSMSLFPSPADNGANSVFSQLENNTNHFSSQIEGNTNSSFLKGGNGENAVFPSQVNVANDFNSTSAQQSAPEKVKKDRGRGPNGKERKPKHNKRAKWPAIIRDGKFICSRCYRAFTNPRSLGGHLSKRSYCKPLDGAEIAQELLQNNGQPSLLASMILSTNAVNLQQPQQSTFNPEACFKDPSFLQLLAAENRSSTFLPNTFPRTGVTSFSTSVSQEGSEIIKQALETAGIPSTFEGAEMLSHVPAGCVSDAAQVNATVMPNPAVPPLLQTVCHPNALLTNQNRTPNSKTSSIEECSSLPVFPTNDLLLKTVENGLCSSSFPNSSGPSQNFTSNSSRVSVISGPQNTRSSHLNKKGNSASKRRKKVAPPLIAPNASQNLVTSDLTAMGLIAKSIEIPTTNLHSNVIPNCEPQGLVENLAQKLNNVDNQLFITDVKENFKTNLESHTVLAPLTLKTENGDSQMMALNSCTTSINSDLQISEDNVIQNFEKTLEIIKSAMNSQILEVKSGSQGVGETSQNAQINYNIQLPSVHTVQNSKLPDSSQFSSFIGVLPAKSNIPQSEVLHKEDQIQEILEGLQKLKLENDLSTPASQCVLINTSVTLTPTPIKPIPNVTVVQPVSEMISNIQFSDKVNKPFVCQNQGCNYSAMTKDALFKHYGKIHQYTPEMILEIKKNQLKFAPFKCVVPTCTKTFTRNSNLRAHCQLVHHFTTEEMVKLKIKRPYGRKSQSENLSAPRIAQVKRQLTMTEENKREFQPALELGAMKENALSNTAVIPEKQLVEKKSPEKTESSLQVITVTSEQCNTNSLTNIQTKGRKIRRHKKEKEEKKRKKPVSHSHEFPTRYSPYRPYRCVHQGCFAAFTIQQNLILHYQAVHKSDLPAFSAEIEEESEAGKESEEIETKQTVKEFRCQVSDCSRIFQAITGLIQHYMKLHEMTPEEIESMTASVDVGKFPCDQLECKSSFTTYLNYVVHLEADHGIGIKGNKTEEDGIYKCDCEGCDRIYATRSNLLRHIFNKHNDKHKAHLIRPRRLTPGQENISSKANQEKTKSKHRGTKHRSGKEGIKMPKTKRKKKNSLENKTAKIVQIEENKPYSLKRGKHVYSIKARNDALSECTSRFVTQYPCMIKGCTSVVTSESNIIRHYKCHKLSKAFTSQHRNLLIVFKRCCNSQLKETSEQEVDKSDVKNSDTCVPESSDNSRTATVPQRETEKNEKDEMDELTELFITKLINEDNASVETQAHTSSNVSNNFQESNPCQSEKQKTSNLKRVNKEKNVSQNKKRKVEKAEPTSAVELSSTHKEEETAVAIQTTEEHPASFDWSSFKPMGFEVSFLKFLEESAVKQKKNSDKDHPNSGNKKGSHSNSRKNIDKTAVTSGNHVCSCKESETFVQFANPSQLQCSDNVKIVLDKTLKDCTELVLKQLQEMKPTVSLKKLEVHSNDPDVSVMKEISLGKATGRGQY